The Ralstonia sp. RRA genomic interval CCAGGTACTGCGGCGTGCCTTTCTCGAAATCGGATTTGCGTACCGTGACCAGGCCAAAGCCCTCGGAGGGCGTGGCCTGTTGCGCAAACACCAGCCGCGACGGCCCGAACGGCGAGTTGATCGTCCCGGCAACAGAGGGGATGGGCGCGTCCTGGCCCAACCGAGCCGGCCCCCACGTACGCGGCAGGGCAACGGTTGCACCGGCGTCAACGCGCACGGTGACCAGGTTGGCGAACTTGGGGTCAGCCAGCGCGGGGTTGCATGGCGCCAGGCAGGCCAGGGCAATCCACAACAGGAAGGCGTATCTGCACCGGATGTGCCGGCGCATCCACCTGTTGAACAATGGCGCCACGCGTGGGCTCCTGAAAGAAGACAGCAGGCCGAGGCATTGGCCGATGAACGACGCATCACGAAAGCGGACGCACGCTTTGCGAGCGGCAAAGCGCGTGCCCGCGCCGTTTCCTGGCGCTGTCCTCCCCCGCCGTCAACATATCGACGCATGCCGTTGGACGCTATTGCCACGTAGCGGGGCGCCGAATGGATTAATCCACATCAGGTGCTGCCGACCGTGGTTCTATCGTGCTGGGGCGGTATGGCTCTTTTCACAGAACCATGAGATTCGGTACGGTCTGCTGTATTGACGTCCGCACCCATGGTTTCGTATGACTGCCACCACGCTTAACCCCTACCAACAACCCATCGGCAACGCTTTGCCGAACTGGAGCCCCCGACCGCTGCCGCCGCATGTACCGTTGGCTGGCCACTACTGCCGGCTGGAGCCGCTGGATGCCGCGCGCCATGCCGACGCGTTGTTCGAGGCCTTTGGCCACGCGCAGGATGGCCGCGATTGGACCTACCTGATGGAAGGCCCGTTTGCCGATGTCGGTGCGTTTCGTGCCTATATCGAGCGCATTGCGGCCAAGCGTGATCCGCTGCAATACGCGGTGATCGACGCGCGCACCGATCGCGCGGTCGGCACGCTGGCGCTGATGCGCATCACGCCGGATCATGGTGTGGTCGAGGTCGGTGCCGTTACGTTCTCACCCTTGCTGCAGCGCACGCCGCTTTCAACCGAGGCCCAGTTTCTGCTGATGAAGCACGTGTTCGACGATCTTGGCTATCGCCGCTACGAGTGGAAGTGCGACACGCTGAATGCGCCGTCCCGTCAGGCTGCGTTGCGACTGGGTTTCGAGTTCGAGGGCATCTTCCGCCAGGCGGTGGTCTACAAGGGCCGCAGCCGAGATACCGCGTGGTTTTCCATCATTGACGCCGATTGGCCCCAACTGCGTGCGGCGTTCGAGCAATGGCTGTCGCCCGGCAACTTTGACGCGCAAGGTCGTCAGCGCGTGTCACTTGCCGCGTTGCGCGCGTCCTAGTCGTACGTGCAGCACCGCCCCACGCACAGGCGGCAGGTGATCCGGATCGCGGTTTTCCGAGAGGCGGGGAGCGTTACAAGTCCGGTGCAGACGTGCGTGCGTACATGCCGCGCAGTGCCAGCGCACGCTCGGCCTCCGGCAGCGCCAGGATGGAATGCGCGAACGCGATCAGTGCCTGGCAACGCTCGGCGGGCGGCGTTGTGTGCCGCAGCGCGGGCAAGGTCAGCACACGCTGCTCCTGCAGTGGCAGGGCCGCGACGGCCAGTTGCAGCGCGGGCAGGGCCTGCGCACGGGTGACGACGGGCACATGCTCCGGGTCTGCCGCCTGTACCAGATCGGAGAACAGGGTTTGCTCACGCGCGATCAATGCACGCGGCAAGCGTGCGGCCGCGGCGCCGGCATCGGCCGTGCCATCCAGGTACGCGACACAGGCTTCGGGGCTCAGGCGTTGCAGTGCCTGGGCCTCGTCAATGGTCAACTGCGCGTTGGCAAACAGCAGCACGTCTGGTGCGGTGGGGATGAGTGCGCGATACAGCTTGGCCGACTGGGTATGCAGCAGTGCCATGACCTCGGCGTCGTCGGCATTGCGCTTCAGGGCTTGCCACACGGTGTCGAGCAGGCGGCTGAAGTGCGCCGGATATTTGCGCTCCAGTGCGGCATAAAGCGCGACGCTGCGCAGCTCGGCGGCCAACGCATCGCGCGTGGTGAACCGCGTGGCCATGGTTGCGTATTCCCCGCCCCGTGAGACGCGCGTGACAACGTGGTTGTCCAGCAGCTCCTGTGCGCTGGGGAACCACATCTGGTCAAACGGCGTGTCCTGCACGCGGCGAATGAACGCGTCGGGCAGGCCGGCCGCCATGTAGGCTCGCCACAGCTCGCTGTCGGTGGCGCCGGGCGTCTGGTCGTGACTGGCGCCGACGGCGCGCGGGCGGTGGAAGCCGATGCGCGCGTTGGGTGCAGCAGCACGGTCTTCGCCCGCCAGGAAGGCGATCGTGCAGGCCGAGGCGCAGGCGCGTTCCACATAGGTGCGCAGATGGTGGCGGCGGATGACATCGGCCACCAGTGCACCTTCACGCAGCCAGCCGCCCTCGGAGTGCAGCACGACCGCAGTGGCGTTGGGCGCGCCACGCAGCGCAGCTTCCAGCGCATCGGCTGCGCCGTCGTTCATCCCGCCGGTGAAGAGCACCGCGCGGCCGTCACGTTGCGGCACCACGGTAAAGGGCGACGCAGCCTGCTCGCCAAGCGCCGTGCGCAGGTGTGCCTGCAGGCGCGGCAGGTCATTGATCACGCGCGAGCTTGTGCCGATGGCACCCAGCGCAATCATCAGTTTGGCAACGAGTGGCCACAGGCTAGTCATCCCGGCTTGCCGGTTGCGCGCCTGTTCGCGGTCGGCCGAACGCCATGTGCCGACCACCGCCCAGATCCACAGCATCACACCCAGCACGTAGATCACCAGCAGCGCCGACGAGGCCGCGCGTGCCGGCGCGTTGTGTGCCAGGGCGTGTGTGACACCGGCACTCAGCGCCATCACACCGAATTGCATCAGCGCGGTGTGCAGCCAGTACGAGCGGACGAGGCTGTAGTCACCACGCCAGTGGCGGGCGAAGAAGTTGCGGGACGGCACGCCCACCGGTTGCGGGTCGGCAGGCGCGTTCGGATCTGTCGGGTGAGCGGGGGGAAGGGCGTCGCTGGCGGCGGTCATGCGGGTTCTCGATACCGCACCTATCGCGGCAGCGCGGCGATTGTCGCTGTTGCCGATGCGCGCCGGCCTCCCCTCATTGGGAGGGTGTGGCTGATGCGCGAAGTGGAGATCGGCGGGAGCGCCTTCAAAACAGGGCCGCCGCCGAGGTGCTGCCGTCAGGCCCTGACTGAAACCAGGGGCGGCTCTGCCGGTTTGATGGCTTCGGCGCTGGCCGGATGGGTTGCCTGGGCGGCTTTCTGCGCTTGCAGCCGGGTATCGGTCAATGACGACGAGCCAGTGATCTTGTCAGTCGTCCGCGCCTTGGCCGCGACCTCGGTCTTGCTGGCGCTCGATTCGCCGCGGCGGCTTTCGAGTTGGGTTTCGGCCTGCTCCAG includes:
- a CDS encoding membrane protein yields the protein MTAASDALPPAHPTDPNAPADPQPVGVPSRNFFARHWRGDYSLVRSYWLHTALMQFGVMALSAGVTHALAHNAPARAASSALLVIYVLGVMLWIWAVVGTWRSADREQARNRQAGMTSLWPLVAKLMIALGAIGTSSRVINDLPRLQAHLRTALGEQAASPFTVVPQRDGRAVLFTGGMNDGAADALEAALRGAPNATAVVLHSEGGWLREGALVADVIRRHHLRTYVERACASACTIAFLAGEDRAAAPNARIGFHRPRAVGASHDQTPGATDSELWRAYMAAGLPDAFIRRVQDTPFDQMWFPSAQELLDNHVVTRVSRGGEYATMATRFTTRDALAAELRSVALYAALERKYPAHFSRLLDTVWQALKRNADDAEVMALLHTQSAKLYRALIPTAPDVLLFANAQLTIDEAQALQRLSPEACVAYLDGTADAGAAAARLPRALIAREQTLFSDLVQAADPEHVPVVTRAQALPALQLAVAALPLQEQRVLTLPALRHTTPPAERCQALIAFAHSILALPEAERALALRGMYARTSAPDL
- a CDS encoding GNAT family protein, with amino-acid sequence MTATTLNPYQQPIGNALPNWSPRPLPPHVPLAGHYCRLEPLDAARHADALFEAFGHAQDGRDWTYLMEGPFADVGAFRAYIERIAAKRDPLQYAVIDARTDRAVGTLALMRITPDHGVVEVGAVTFSPLLQRTPLSTEAQFLLMKHVFDDLGYRRYEWKCDTLNAPSRQAALRLGFEFEGIFRQAVVYKGRSRDTAWFSIIDADWPQLRAAFEQWLSPGNFDAQGRQRVSLAALRAS